Genomic window (Alligator mississippiensis isolate rAllMis1 chromosome 7, rAllMis1, whole genome shotgun sequence):
GCAGGAACCTCACCACACTGGGCATCTTCGGCGCGGCCACCAACAAGGTGATCTGCTCCGCCCCGCTGTGCCCGGCCTACCGCAAGGACGTAGTGGGCCTGGTGGACGACAAGGTGTGCAAAAAGTGCCCGCCGCAGCGCCTGggcctgctgcaggagcagtgccGCCAGTACCGCACGCTGGTCATCAAGGGCGTGCGCGTCTTCGACCTGGCCGTGCTGGCGCCCCTGCTGCGCGACCCTATGCTGCGCCTCAAAGTCATCCACCTGGTGCGGGACCCCCGCGCTGTGGCCAGCTCCCGCATCAAGTCCCGTCACGGCCTGATCCGCGAGAGCCTGCAGGTGGTGCGGAGCCGTGACCCCCGCATCCACCGCATGCCCTTCCTGGATGCCAGCCACAAGCTGGGTGGCAAGAAGGAGGGTGGCGGTGGTGGCGGCGGCTCAGACTACCACGCGCTGGGGGCCATGGAGGTGatctgcagcagcatggccaggaccctgcagactgccctgcacccaccagacTGGCTGCAGGGCAACTACCTGGCTGTGCGCTATGAGGACCTGGTGGTGGATCCCATCAAGACCCTGCGTCAGGTGTACAGCTTCGTCAACCTGGTGGTGAGCCCTGAGATGGAGAAATTTGCCCTCAATATGACCAGCGGGCCAGGCTACTCCTCCAAGCCCTTTGTGGTGTCTGCCCGCAACGCCACCCAGGCACTGAGTGCCTGGAGGACAGCACTGAGCTACCAGCAGATAAAGCAGATTGAGGAGTACTGCCACCAGCCGATGGC
Coding sequences:
- the CHST2 gene encoding carbohydrate sulfotransferase 2 — protein: MKVLRRKALGLCVGYALLLLLTMLNLLDYKWHREPPPRCPEPPPPAARRAPSRPQLQPPPQPPEPPAAPGPRQLVYVFTTWRSGSSFFGELFNQNPDVFFLYEPVWHVWQKLYPGDAVSLQGAARDMLGALYRCDLSVFQLYSTAGAGRNLTTLGIFGAATNKVICSAPLCPAYRKDVVGLVDDKVCKKCPPQRLGLLQEQCRQYRTLVIKGVRVFDLAVLAPLLRDPMLRLKVIHLVRDPRAVASSRIKSRHGLIRESLQVVRSRDPRIHRMPFLDASHKLGGKKEGGGGGGGSDYHALGAMEVICSSMARTLQTALHPPDWLQGNYLAVRYEDLVVDPIKTLRQVYSFVNLVVSPEMEKFALNMTSGPGYSSKPFVVSARNATQALSAWRTALSYQQIKQIEEYCHQPMAVLGYERVSSPEEVKDLSKTLLRKPRL